From Streptomyces sp. NBC_01460, a single genomic window includes:
- a CDS encoding siderophore-interacting protein, which translates to MGHGWEGVVLKLFRGQDFTFTVTGAEQVTEDFRRVTVTDGGLLAATGGAHPTMWVRLWFERDGKPHQRGYTLVDPDPATGTFSLEFALHDGTASDWARSARPGDTIDATLQGTRFTLPEPRPARLFVVGDAASLPAVNSLLDALPGTPATIWCETVHASDEKLPFRLDPAHHTLRTVPRRDAGAHLVSEVKSSLPGLLGEDSSDAYVWIACDTATTRTLGSWARRELALPKDRVNALGYWRAG; encoded by the coding sequence ATGGGTCACGGCTGGGAAGGCGTCGTCCTCAAGCTCTTCCGGGGGCAGGACTTCACGTTCACCGTCACCGGAGCGGAACAGGTCACCGAGGACTTCCGGCGGGTGACGGTGACCGACGGCGGCCTGCTCGCGGCGACGGGCGGCGCGCACCCGACCATGTGGGTCAGGCTCTGGTTCGAGCGGGACGGCAAGCCGCACCAGCGGGGCTACACCCTCGTCGACCCCGACCCCGCCACCGGGACGTTCAGTCTGGAATTCGCCCTTCACGACGGCACCGCGAGCGACTGGGCCCGCTCCGCGCGGCCCGGCGACACGATCGACGCCACCCTCCAGGGCACCCGCTTCACCCTGCCCGAGCCGCGGCCCGCACGGCTCTTCGTCGTCGGGGACGCGGCATCGCTGCCGGCCGTCAACTCGCTGCTGGATGCGCTCCCCGGCACCCCGGCGACGATCTGGTGCGAGACCGTCCACGCCTCGGACGAGAAGCTGCCGTTCCGGCTGGACCCGGCCCACCACACCCTGCGCACCGTCCCACGCCGCGACGCGGGCGCGCACCTGGTCTCCGAGGTGAAGTCCTCACTGCCCGGCCTGCTCGGCGAGGACAGCTCGGACGCGTACGTCTGGATCGCCTGCGACACCGCGACCACCCGGACCCTGGGCTCCTGGGCCCGCAGGGAACTGGCCCTCCCCAAGGACCGGGTGAACGCGCTGGGCTACTGGCGCGCCGGCTGA
- a CDS encoding TetR/AcrR family transcriptional regulator translates to MPRAVREQQMMDAAVRTFAQRGYRAASMDEIAELAGVSKPLVYLYLNSKEELFTACIRREAKALVEAVQAGVEPGIPADRQLWSGLRAFFTHTAEHPDGWAVLHQQASSHGEPFVSEVGALRKEIVAFVTGLIGAAAREAHSDPALPDRDVAGLAQALVGAAEALAGWANVTPGVSAKEAASTLMNFSWAGLENLMQGRGWQSPRGE, encoded by the coding sequence ATGCCGCGCGCGGTGCGTGAGCAGCAGATGATGGACGCCGCCGTGCGGACGTTCGCTCAGCGCGGTTACCGGGCCGCCTCGATGGACGAGATCGCGGAACTGGCCGGTGTCTCCAAGCCCTTGGTCTATCTGTACCTGAACTCCAAGGAGGAGCTCTTCACCGCGTGCATCCGCCGTGAGGCGAAGGCGCTGGTGGAGGCCGTCCAGGCGGGTGTGGAGCCTGGGATTCCGGCTGACCGGCAACTGTGGTCGGGGCTGCGGGCGTTCTTCACGCACACTGCGGAGCATCCTGACGGCTGGGCGGTGCTGCACCAGCAGGCGAGCTCGCACGGGGAGCCGTTCGTCAGCGAGGTGGGGGCGCTGCGGAAGGAGATCGTTGCGTTCGTGACGGGTCTGATCGGGGCTGCGGCGCGTGAGGCGCACAGTGACCCGGCGCTCCCCGACCGGGACGTGGCGGGGCTCGCGCAGGCGTTGGTGGGGGCGGCGGAAGCGCTCGCGGGGTGGGCCAACGTCACTCCCGGTGTCTCGGCGAAGGAGGCTGCCTCCACGCTGATGAACTTCTCGTGGGCGGGTCTGGAGAACCTCATGCAGGGGCGTGGCTGGCAGTCCCCTCGGGGGGAGTGA
- a CDS encoding APC family permease: protein MTQLDARPQAGDTVRGSTPADGGVREKGLGGNSVGLMGSAVLGISTVAPVYCLTSTLGSTAGEVGVQMPAVFLAGFLPMLLVAFAYRELNKAVPDCGTSFTWTVKAFGPRLGWMCGWGLVIATIIVLSNLAGVATSYFWLLAGEVTGSDSVAALDDSKPVHILTCLLLIAVATAISYRGMTATKGIQYTLVALQLVVLALFVTMAVQKAGSGDFAATSTEFSWSWLNPFAVRSFAAFTAGLSLSIFMFWGWDTCLTANEETTGAEKTPGRAALIAMVVLVASYLATGIAAQMAVGTGDSGRGLANPDTSDNVFAALAGPVMGPGLGVLLFLAVLASAAASLQTTFIPVARTVLAMASYEALPASYARVHPRFRTPGRATVVAGVATGVFYTVMTLVSEHVLVDTIYALGLMICFYYALTAFACAWYFRADLTRSARDLVFKGLFPVVGGVLLAAVFGKTLYDMWDPAYGSGSSVLGVGSVFVIGVGLLLLGVVLMEAMRRRSPAFFRGEVLTKESPALVAED, encoded by the coding sequence ATGACTCAGCTGGACGCGCGGCCACAGGCCGGAGACACGGTACGGGGAAGCACCCCGGCCGACGGCGGCGTACGCGAGAAGGGCCTCGGCGGGAACTCCGTCGGCCTGATGGGCAGCGCGGTCCTCGGCATCTCCACCGTCGCCCCGGTGTACTGCCTCACCTCGACCCTCGGATCGACCGCGGGCGAGGTCGGTGTGCAGATGCCGGCCGTGTTCCTGGCCGGGTTCCTCCCGATGCTGCTCGTCGCCTTCGCGTACCGGGAGCTCAACAAGGCCGTGCCGGACTGCGGCACCTCGTTCACCTGGACGGTGAAGGCCTTCGGCCCGCGCCTCGGGTGGATGTGCGGCTGGGGGCTGGTGATCGCCACGATCATCGTCCTGTCGAACCTCGCCGGTGTCGCCACCTCCTACTTCTGGCTGCTGGCCGGCGAGGTCACCGGGAGCGACTCCGTCGCCGCCCTGGACGACAGCAAGCCCGTCCACATCCTCACGTGCCTTCTCCTGATCGCCGTCGCGACGGCGATCAGCTACCGGGGGATGACGGCCACCAAGGGCATCCAGTACACCCTCGTCGCACTCCAGCTCGTGGTGCTCGCCCTGTTCGTGACGATGGCCGTGCAGAAGGCCGGCAGCGGGGACTTCGCCGCGACGTCGACGGAGTTCTCCTGGTCCTGGCTGAACCCCTTCGCCGTCCGGTCCTTCGCGGCGTTCACGGCCGGGCTCTCCCTCTCGATCTTCATGTTCTGGGGCTGGGACACCTGTCTCACCGCCAACGAGGAGACCACCGGGGCCGAGAAGACCCCCGGCCGCGCCGCCCTCATCGCGATGGTCGTCCTGGTCGCCTCCTACCTCGCCACGGGCATCGCCGCGCAGATGGCCGTCGGCACCGGCGACTCGGGGCGGGGCCTCGCCAACCCGGACACCTCCGACAACGTCTTCGCCGCCCTCGCGGGCCCGGTCATGGGCCCCGGCCTGGGTGTCCTCCTCTTCCTGGCGGTGCTGGCCTCCGCCGCCGCGAGCCTGCAGACCACCTTCATCCCGGTGGCGCGCACGGTCCTGGCGATGGCGTCCTACGAGGCGCTGCCCGCCTCCTACGCCCGGGTCCACCCGCGCTTCCGGACGCCGGGCCGGGCCACGGTCGTGGCGGGGGTCGCGACCGGGGTGTTCTACACGGTCATGACCCTGGTCAGCGAGCACGTCCTGGTCGACACGATCTACGCGCTCGGCCTGATGATCTGCTTCTACTACGCGCTGACGGCTTTCGCCTGCGCCTGGTACTTCCGCGCCGACCTCACCCGGTCCGCCCGCGACCTCGTCTTCAAGGGTCTTTTCCCCGTCGTCGGCGGCGTCCTGCTCGCGGCGGTCTTCGGCAAGACCCTGTACGACATGTGGGACCCGGCCTACGGCTCCGGATCCTCCGTCCTCGGCGTCGGCTCCGTCTTCGTCATCGGTGTCGGGCTGCTGCTGCTCGGGGTGGTGCTGATGGAGGCGATGCGGCGGCGCAGCCCCGCGTTCTTCCGCGGCGAGGTGCTCACGAAGGAGTCCCCGGCGCTCGTGGCCGAGGACTGA
- a CDS encoding alpha/beta hydrolase family protein: MRLRRRTAVAALATMALLAAPTATAHALAGPAPAAATSAATVELPRPTGPYAVGTEVLHLTDHDRTDPWVPEAGDRELMVSLYYPARSGRPSATAPYMSTGEARLVLAGIGLEGTVQPTALSALGTHARTGARTAHGRFPLVLLSPGFGNPRATVTSLAEDLASRGYVVASVDHAYESVGTELPDGRLLTCVACDTMESAPSEEAREELGRLVSTGRAADLSFVLDRLTGPRPAWRHSRMIDARRVAAAGHSIGGSAAASTMLADPRVDAGINMDGTFFEDIPASGLGKRPFLMLGTTFDHSPGGRDHSWDQGYQALDGWKRWLGVEGSGHSSFTDVPVLEDRMGVTLDPKVTLSTARQVRITRDYVSAFLDQHLRGRHQPLLDGPTAGNPEVVFNRP; encoded by the coding sequence ATGAGACTCCGCAGACGGACGGCCGTCGCCGCCCTCGCCACCATGGCCCTGCTGGCCGCGCCCACCGCCACCGCCCATGCCTTGGCGGGCCCGGCGCCCGCCGCGGCCACCTCCGCCGCCACCGTCGAACTGCCCCGCCCCACCGGCCCGTACGCCGTCGGCACGGAGGTCCTGCACCTCACCGACCACGACCGCACCGACCCCTGGGTCCCCGAGGCCGGGGACCGCGAACTGATGGTGTCGCTGTACTACCCGGCCCGGTCCGGGCGCCCGTCCGCCACCGCTCCGTACATGAGCACCGGGGAGGCGCGGCTCGTGCTGGCAGGCATCGGGCTGGAAGGCACCGTGCAGCCGACGGCGCTCAGCGCACTCGGCACCCACGCCCGCACCGGCGCGCGGACGGCCCATGGACGCTTCCCCCTGGTGCTGCTCTCCCCCGGCTTCGGCAACCCCCGGGCGACGGTGACCTCGCTCGCGGAGGACCTGGCGAGCCGGGGTTACGTGGTGGCGAGCGTCGACCACGCCTACGAGTCGGTCGGGACCGAACTGCCCGACGGCCGGCTCCTGACCTGCGTGGCCTGCGACACGATGGAGTCCGCGCCCAGCGAGGAGGCCCGGGAGGAGCTGGGCCGGCTCGTCTCCACGGGACGGGCCGCGGACCTCTCCTTCGTGCTGGACCGGCTGACCGGCCCCCGCCCCGCATGGCGCCACTCCCGGATGATCGACGCCCGACGGGTCGCCGCGGCCGGACACTCCATCGGCGGCAGCGCCGCGGCCTCCACGATGCTCGCCGATCCCCGGGTGGACGCCGGGATCAACATGGACGGCACCTTCTTCGAGGACATCCCCGCCTCCGGCCTCGGCAAGCGCCCCTTCCTGATGCTGGGCACCACGTTCGACCACTCCCCCGGCGGCCGGGACCACTCGTGGGACCAGGGCTACCAGGCGCTGGACGGCTGGAAGCGCTGGCTCGGCGTCGAGGGCTCCGGCCACTCCAGCTTCACGGACGTCCCCGTCCTGGAGGACCGGATGGGCGTCACGCTGGACCCCAAGGTCACGCTCTCCACCGCCCGGCAGGTCCGGATCACCCGCGACTACGTCAGCGCCTTCCTCGACCAGCACCTGCGCGGCCGGCACCAGCCCCTGCTGGACGGCCCGACCGCCGGCAACCCGGAGGTCGTCTTCAACCGCCCCTGA
- a CDS encoding acetyl-CoA C-acetyltransferase: MVELIPLALPQPRRVAVIGGSRIPFARSDGPYAQASNQDLLTAALDGLVDRFGLRGQRVGEFVAGAVLKHSRDFNLARETVLGSALDPRTPAYDIQQACGTGLQAVVAAANKIALGAVDSAIAGGADTTSDAPLGVNDRLRRILLEARRAKSAGARVKALAAVRPRHLVPDIPRNAEPRTGLSMGEHAAVTARKWGVTREEQDLLAATSHQRLAAAYDRGFLEDLVVPYLGLDRDQNLRPGSTVEKLATLKPVFGAGHPDATMTAGNSTPLTDGAATVLLASEEWAEAHGLEPLAYLSLYETAAVDYVGGEDGLLMAPAYAVPRMLERAGLGIGDFDLVEIHEAFASQVLATLAAWEEQGLAPVDRDRLNVAGSSLATGHPFAATGARIVATLAELLAERDAPGRGLISVCAAGGQGVTAILERP, translated from the coding sequence CTGGTCGAGTTGATTCCCCTCGCACTTCCGCAGCCGCGCCGGGTCGCGGTCATCGGTGGCAGTCGCATTCCCTTCGCCCGCTCCGACGGCCCCTACGCGCAGGCGTCGAACCAGGACCTGCTCACCGCCGCGCTGGACGGGCTCGTCGACCGCTTCGGTCTGCGGGGACAGCGGGTCGGTGAGTTCGTCGCCGGGGCGGTCCTCAAGCACAGCCGGGACTTCAACCTGGCACGCGAGACCGTCCTGGGCTCCGCCCTGGACCCGCGCACGCCCGCCTACGACATCCAGCAGGCGTGCGGCACCGGTCTCCAGGCCGTCGTCGCCGCGGCCAACAAGATCGCGCTCGGTGCGGTCGACTCGGCGATCGCGGGCGGGGCGGACACCACGTCCGACGCGCCGCTCGGCGTCAACGACCGGCTGCGCAGGATCCTGCTGGAGGCGCGCCGCGCGAAGTCGGCGGGCGCGCGGGTCAAGGCGCTGGCCGCCGTCCGGCCCCGCCACCTCGTCCCCGACATCCCGCGCAACGCCGAGCCCCGTACCGGCCTCTCGATGGGCGAGCACGCGGCGGTCACCGCCCGGAAGTGGGGGGTGACCCGCGAGGAGCAGGACCTGCTGGCTGCCACCAGCCACCAGCGGCTGGCCGCCGCGTACGACCGGGGCTTCCTGGAGGACCTGGTCGTCCCGTACCTCGGCCTGGACCGCGACCAGAACCTGCGCCCCGGATCCACGGTGGAGAAACTCGCCACGCTGAAGCCGGTGTTCGGCGCCGGACACCCCGACGCGACGATGACGGCGGGCAATTCGACGCCGCTCACCGACGGCGCGGCCACCGTGCTGCTGGCGAGCGAGGAGTGGGCCGAGGCCCACGGTCTGGAGCCCCTGGCCTACCTGTCGTTGTACGAGACGGCCGCCGTGGACTACGTGGGCGGTGAGGACGGGCTGCTGATGGCGCCCGCGTACGCCGTGCCGCGGATGCTGGAGCGTGCCGGGCTGGGCATCGGCGACTTCGACCTCGTCGAGATCCACGAGGCCTTCGCCTCCCAGGTGCTCGCCACCCTGGCCGCCTGGGAGGAGCAGGGGCTCGCCCCCGTCGACCGGGACAGGCTGAACGTGGCCGGGTCGTCCCTCGCCACCGGTCACCCCTTCGCCGCGACGGGCGCCCGGATCGTGGCGACCCTGGCCGAGCTGCTCGCGGAGCGGGACGCGCCCGGCCGGGGCCTGATCTCGGTCTGCGCCGCGGGCGGACAAGGGGTCACCGCCATCCTGGAGCGCCCCTGA
- a CDS encoding 3-oxoacyl-ACP reductase, protein MADRYLHFTGTAPGRFLTRRLGLPQPAPLRRWTLETPSLDGPLLHLTAGDSAHTGTLGPVLAATGLKVTHQAAHPAAVVLDATGITTAAGLADVHAALHPVVRSLAAGGRIVVLGTTPSPDDHHQAAAQQALEGFVRSLGKEIGKGATAQLLRLAPGASAASAESTLRFLLSPRSAYVSGQVVELTAGEPGVVADWDAPLSGRTALVTGAARGIGASVASVLARDGAQVICLDVPQAEEELARTAARLGATALPLDITGPDAADRIAAAAPDGLDILVHNAGITRDRRLANMPADRWSSVIDVNLDSVLRTTDALIGSGTLRRGGRIIATASIAGIAGNDGQTNYAASKAGIIGLVRSLAPRAAADHGITVNAVAPGFIETKMTAAVPLFIREAGRRMNSLSQGGLPVDVAETTAWFAQPASGAVNGQVVRVCGQSLLGA, encoded by the coding sequence ATGGCCGACCGCTATCTGCACTTCACCGGCACGGCACCCGGCCGCTTCCTGACCCGCAGGCTCGGCCTGCCGCAGCCCGCACCGCTCCGCCGCTGGACACTCGAAACCCCCTCCCTCGACGGACCGTTGCTCCACCTCACCGCAGGCGACTCCGCACACACCGGCACGCTCGGCCCGGTACTCGCCGCGACCGGCCTGAAGGTCACCCACCAGGCCGCACACCCCGCCGCCGTCGTCCTGGACGCCACCGGCATCACCACGGCGGCCGGACTCGCCGACGTGCACGCCGCACTCCACCCCGTCGTACGGTCCCTGGCCGCCGGTGGCCGCATCGTCGTCCTCGGCACCACCCCCTCCCCCGACGACCACCACCAGGCGGCGGCCCAGCAAGCCCTCGAAGGCTTCGTACGCTCGCTCGGCAAGGAGATCGGCAAGGGCGCCACCGCGCAGCTGCTGCGGCTCGCCCCCGGCGCGAGCGCCGCCTCGGCCGAGTCCACGCTCCGCTTCCTGCTGTCCCCCCGCTCCGCCTACGTCAGCGGCCAGGTCGTCGAACTCACCGCCGGAGAACCCGGCGTCGTGGCCGACTGGGACGCACCCCTGTCCGGACGCACCGCCCTCGTCACCGGGGCCGCACGCGGCATCGGCGCCTCCGTCGCCTCCGTCCTCGCCAGGGACGGCGCCCAGGTGATCTGCCTGGACGTCCCGCAGGCCGAGGAGGAGCTCGCCCGTACCGCCGCCCGCCTCGGCGCCACCGCCCTGCCGCTGGACATCACCGGACCCGACGCCGCGGACCGGATCGCCGCGGCCGCCCCCGACGGCCTCGACATCCTGGTCCACAACGCGGGCATCACCCGCGACCGCCGGCTCGCCAACATGCCCGCCGACCGCTGGTCCTCCGTCATCGACGTCAACCTGGACAGCGTCCTGCGCACCACGGACGCCCTCATCGGGTCCGGCACCCTGCGCCGCGGCGGCCGGATCATCGCCACCGCGTCCATCGCCGGGATCGCGGGCAACGACGGCCAGACCAACTACGCGGCCAGCAAGGCGGGCATCATCGGCCTGGTCCGCTCCCTGGCCCCGCGCGCCGCCGCCGACCACGGCATCACCGTCAACGCCGTCGCACCCGGCTTCATCGAGACGAAGATGACGGCCGCCGTACCCCTCTTCATCCGGGAGGCGGGCCGCCGCATGAACTCCCTGTCCCAGGGCGGCCTCCCGGTCGACGTCGCCGAGACCACCGCCTGGTTCGCCCAGCCCGCCTCCGGCGCCGTCAACGGCCAGGTCGTCCGGGTCTGTGGCCAGAGCCTGCTGGGAGCCTGA
- a CDS encoding AMP-dependent synthetase/ligase, whose product MSTPAAVSAAPTVPVLVEPTKVRAADGAVREVSVPPLAPTVRRGSLAEIPFDNADQAPAEAVLSRKQADGGWQDVTAAAFADEVRAVAKGLIAEGLQSGDRIAIMARTTYEWTLLDFASWAAGLVTVPVYPTSSAFQTRWILQDSGAVACAVETKEQGRLVSQERQQLGDLAHLWQFDTGAIGRLKSLGRDVPDAVVTARRAALDPDSPATLIYTSGTTGRPKGCVLTHGNFFAEVDNAIELLHPVFKSVSKEPASTLLFLPLSHVFGRMVAIGCLRARVRLGHAPSIRTEDLLADLAGFKPSFLLAIPYVLEKVYNTGRATAEKMGRASSFDRAARIARRYGEAVEAAEHGTGPGPGLGLRAARALYDPLVYRRIRAALGGHVKYAICGGSPLGRRLAAFYAGAGIEIFEGYGLTETTAAATVTPPLKPRLGTVGWPLPGTAVRIADDGEVLLSGGQVFRGYWDTERGAAVPYLEGDWFPTGDLGALDEDGYLTITGRKKDIIITSGGKNVTPAPLEDWLRAHPLVSQCMVVGDNRSFISALITLEEDGLAHWRRMRKKEGVPLRELVHDEELRTALQRAVDEANRLVSRAESIRKFTVLPVDFTEESGHLTPSLKLKRDAITRDFDAEIEELYRK is encoded by the coding sequence GTGTCCACGCCCGCCGCCGTATCCGCCGCGCCCACCGTTCCCGTCCTGGTCGAGCCGACCAAGGTCAGGGCGGCCGACGGCGCCGTACGGGAGGTCTCCGTACCGCCGCTCGCGCCGACCGTGCGGCGCGGCTCGCTCGCGGAGATCCCCTTCGACAACGCCGACCAGGCCCCGGCCGAGGCGGTCCTCAGCCGCAAGCAGGCGGACGGCGGCTGGCAGGACGTGACCGCCGCCGCGTTCGCCGACGAGGTCAGGGCGGTCGCCAAGGGCCTGATCGCGGAGGGGCTCCAGAGCGGGGACCGGATCGCGATCATGGCCCGTACGACCTACGAGTGGACGCTGCTCGACTTCGCGTCCTGGGCGGCCGGGCTGGTCACCGTGCCCGTCTACCCCACATCCTCGGCCTTCCAGACGCGCTGGATCCTCCAGGACTCCGGAGCCGTCGCCTGCGCCGTGGAGACGAAGGAGCAGGGCCGGCTGGTCAGCCAGGAGCGACAGCAGCTCGGGGACCTCGCGCATCTCTGGCAGTTCGACACGGGCGCGATCGGCCGGCTGAAGTCGCTCGGCAGGGACGTGCCCGACGCGGTCGTCACCGCCCGCCGCGCCGCCCTGGACCCGGACAGCCCGGCCACCCTCATCTACACCTCGGGCACCACGGGCAGGCCCAAGGGCTGCGTCCTGACGCACGGCAACTTCTTCGCCGAGGTCGACAACGCCATCGAGCTGCTCCACCCGGTCTTCAAGTCGGTGTCGAAGGAGCCCGCTTCCACCCTCCTGTTCCTGCCGCTGTCGCACGTCTTCGGCAGGATGGTGGCGATCGGCTGCCTGCGCGCCCGGGTGCGGCTGGGGCACGCGCCGTCCATCCGGACCGAGGACCTGCTCGCGGACCTGGCGGGCTTCAAGCCGTCGTTCCTGCTGGCGATCCCGTACGTCCTGGAGAAGGTCTACAACACCGGCCGGGCCACCGCCGAGAAGATGGGCCGCGCCTCGTCCTTCGACCGCGCGGCCCGGATCGCGCGACGTTACGGGGAGGCGGTCGAGGCCGCCGAGCACGGCACGGGCCCCGGCCCGGGCCTCGGGCTGCGCGCCGCCCGCGCCCTGTACGACCCGCTGGTCTACCGCCGTATCCGTGCGGCACTGGGCGGCCACGTGAAGTACGCGATCTGCGGCGGTTCCCCGCTGGGGCGCCGGCTCGCCGCGTTCTACGCGGGTGCGGGCATCGAGATCTTCGAGGGCTACGGCCTGACCGAGACCACCGCCGCCGCCACGGTCACCCCGCCCCTCAAGCCCCGTCTGGGCACGGTGGGCTGGCCGCTGCCGGGCACCGCCGTGCGGATCGCCGACGACGGGGAGGTGCTGCTCAGCGGCGGGCAGGTCTTCCGGGGCTACTGGGACACCGAGCGCGGCGCGGCCGTGCCGTACCTGGAGGGCGACTGGTTCCCCACGGGCGACCTGGGGGCCCTGGACGAGGACGGCTACCTCACGATCACCGGCCGCAAGAAGGACATCATCATCACGTCCGGCGGCAAGAACGTCACCCCCGCCCCGCTGGAGGACTGGCTGCGCGCCCATCCGCTGGTCAGTCAGTGCATGGTCGTCGGGGACAACCGGTCGTTCATCAGCGCCCTGATCACGCTCGAGGAGGACGGGCTCGCCCACTGGCGCCGGATGCGGAAGAAGGAGGGCGTCCCGCTGCGGGAGCTGGTCCACGACGAGGAGCTGCGCACGGCGCTGCAGCGCGCGGTCGACGAGGCCAACAGGCTCGTCTCGCGTGCCGAGTCCATACGCAAGTTCACCGTCCTGCCGGTCGACTTCACGGAGGAGAGCGGCCATCTCACCCCGTCGCTCAAGCTGAAGCGGGACGCGATCACGCGGGACTTCGACGCGGAGATCGAGGAGCTGTACCGGAAGTAG
- a CDS encoding MaoC/PaaZ C-terminal domain-containing protein, with protein sequence MSDLSLSLVRGAVTSPFKRAGRPGAALPTGREELPPTRIAPGPLAAYSRICGFAETGPLPLTYPHVLGFPLAMRLMTGRDFPLPVLGLVHTWIEITAHRAPQPTDELGITVHAAGLTPHRRGTEVTMVTEARRAGELVWESRSGYLSRHATAATTPPPERAHHRELPAVAEWRLPTDLGRRYGAASGDRNPIHLHPLTARLFGFPRHIAHGMWTVARCLAETGDTTGAQGRVRTVRADFKAPVLLPSTVTYAADDTAFEVRGGSRVHLTGSVTRDV encoded by the coding sequence ATGTCAGACCTCAGCCTCTCCCTCGTCCGCGGAGCCGTCACCTCCCCGTTCAAGCGCGCCGGCCGCCCGGGCGCCGCACTGCCCACCGGCCGTGAGGAACTCCCGCCCACCCGCATCGCCCCCGGCCCCCTCGCCGCGTACAGCAGGATCTGCGGCTTCGCCGAGACCGGCCCCCTGCCGCTCACCTACCCGCACGTCCTGGGCTTCCCCCTGGCCATGCGGCTGATGACCGGACGGGACTTCCCGCTGCCGGTCCTGGGACTGGTCCACACCTGGATCGAGATCACCGCGCACCGGGCCCCGCAGCCCACCGACGAACTCGGCATCACGGTCCACGCCGCCGGACTGACGCCCCACCGGCGCGGAACCGAGGTCACGATGGTGACCGAGGCGCGCCGCGCGGGCGAGCTCGTCTGGGAGTCCCGCAGCGGCTACCTGTCCCGGCACGCGACCGCGGCGACCACTCCCCCGCCCGAACGGGCCCACCACCGGGAGCTGCCCGCCGTGGCCGAGTGGCGGCTGCCCACCGACCTCGGACGCCGCTACGGCGCCGCCTCGGGCGACCGGAACCCGATCCACCTCCACCCGCTGACGGCCCGCCTCTTCGGCTTCCCCCGGCACATCGCACACGGCATGTGGACCGTCGCGCGCTGCCTCGCGGAGACCGGGGACACCACCGGAGCACAGGGCCGCGTCCGCACCGTACGGGCGGACTTCAAGGCTCCCGTCCTGCTGCCCTCCACCGTCACCTACGCGGCGGACGACACCGCCTTCGAGGTGCGCGGCGGCAGCCGCGTCCACCTCACCGGCAGCGTGACCCGGGACGTCTGA
- a CDS encoding dicarboxylate/amino acid:cation symporter, with amino-acid sequence MSANPAPPAETEAGKPSGSGFRLPSIPFWVQIVAGLVLGVLLGWITRSYEISWLYTTLDQVGHIFVQLLKLAVAPLVFFAILVSITNLRKVNNAARLATRTLLWFMITSLIAVAIGLAIGLITNPGSGTGLTPKDGAKPESAGSWLDFLTGIIPTDVITPFTELNVLQIVFMAAVAGIAALQLGEKAKPILTLSESILELLQKALWWVIRLAPLGTVGLIGYAIADYGWDLIGKYATFTADVYIGCALVLFGVYPLLLATVAKVSPLQFFKGAWPAIQLAFVSRSSVGTMPVTQQVTERLGVPKEYASFAVPFGATTKMDGCAAIYPALAAIFIAQIFDVQLGIGDYILIAFVSVIGSAATAGLTGATVMLTLTLSTLGLPLEGVGLLLAIDPILDMMRTATNVAGQALVPVIVAAREKILDHDMYNSAGASPVSEPEPEPEDAKTTGVPVTV; translated from the coding sequence GTGTCCGCGAATCCCGCGCCCCCCGCAGAGACCGAAGCCGGTAAGCCGTCCGGTTCCGGCTTCCGCCTGCCCAGCATCCCGTTCTGGGTGCAGATAGTCGCCGGTCTCGTCCTCGGTGTCCTGCTCGGCTGGATCACCCGCAGCTACGAGATCAGCTGGCTCTACACCACGCTCGACCAGGTCGGCCACATCTTCGTCCAGCTCCTGAAGCTGGCCGTCGCGCCCCTCGTCTTCTTCGCGATCCTGGTGTCGATCACCAACCTGCGCAAGGTCAACAACGCCGCCAGGCTCGCCACCCGCACGCTGCTCTGGTTCATGATCACCTCCCTGATCGCGGTCGCCATCGGCCTCGCGATCGGCCTGATCACCAACCCGGGCTCCGGCACCGGCCTCACCCCGAAGGACGGCGCCAAGCCCGAGAGCGCGGGCTCCTGGCTGGACTTCCTCACCGGCATCATCCCCACCGACGTCATCACGCCCTTCACCGAGCTGAACGTCCTCCAGATCGTCTTCATGGCGGCCGTCGCCGGCATCGCCGCGCTCCAGCTCGGCGAGAAGGCCAAGCCGATCCTCACCCTCAGCGAGTCGATCCTGGAGCTCCTCCAGAAGGCCCTGTGGTGGGTCATCCGCCTCGCCCCGCTCGGCACCGTCGGCCTCATCGGCTACGCCATCGCCGACTACGGCTGGGACCTGATCGGCAAGTACGCGACGTTCACCGCCGACGTCTACATCGGCTGCGCCCTGGTGCTCTTCGGCGTCTACCCGCTGCTGCTCGCCACGGTCGCCAAGGTCAGTCCGCTGCAGTTCTTCAAGGGCGCCTGGCCGGCGATCCAGCTGGCCTTCGTCTCCCGCTCCTCGGTCGGCACGATGCCGGTCACCCAGCAGGTCACCGAGCGCCTCGGCGTCCCGAAGGAGTACGCCTCCTTCGCCGTCCCCTTCGGCGCCACGACCAAGATGGACGGCTGCGCCGCGATCTACCCGGCGCTGGCGGCGATCTTCATCGCGCAGATCTTCGACGTCCAGCTGGGCATCGGTGACTACATCCTGATCGCGTTCGTCTCGGTCATCGGCTCGGCGGCCACCGCCGGCCTCACCGGCGCCACGGTCATGCTGACCCTCACCCTGTCGACCCTGGGCCTCCCGCTGGAGGGCGTGGGCCTGCTGCTGGCCATCGACCCGATCCTGGACATGATGAGGACGGCGACGAACGTCGCGGGACAGGCTCTGGTGCCGGTGATCGTCGCGGCCCGCGAGAAGATCCTCGACCACGACATGTACAACTCGGCGGGCGCCTCCCCGGTCTCGGAGCCCGAGCCCGAGCCCGAGGACGCGAAGACGACGGGCGTGCCCGTCACCGTCTAG